One window from the genome of Candidatus Paceibacterota bacterium encodes:
- a CDS encoding NUDIX domain-containing protein has product MSEQIYPEPTCGALIFNPKGQIFLMRSYKWKDKYVIPGGHIELGEKMPDTVKREVKEETGMDIRDIEFICFQEFIFGDECWKKKHFIFFDFACETDSAEVTLNSEGQEFIWTGLQEALKLPVEPYTMHVIKEYMKLRVK; this is encoded by the coding sequence ATGAGCGAACAAATATATCCCGAACCGACATGCGGCGCGCTGATCTTTAATCCAAAAGGACAGATATTTTTGATGAGATCCTATAAGTGGAAAGATAAATATGTCATTCCCGGAGGCCACATCGAACTGGGAGAAAAAATGCCGGACACAGTGAAAAGAGAGGTCAAGGAGGAAACCGGAATGGATATACGCGACATAGAATTTATCTGCTTCCAGGAGTTTATTTTCGGTGATGAGTGCTGGAAAAAGAAACACTTTATTTTCTTTGATTTTGCCTGCGAAACAGATTCTGCAGAGGTCACGCTTAACTCCGAAGGGCAAGAGTTTATCTGGACCGGTTTGCAGGAGGCCCTGAAACTGCCAGTGGAACCATACACAATGCATGTTATCAAAGAATACATGAAACTTCGCGTGAAATGA
- the rpsF gene encoding 30S ribosomal protein S6, translating to MTNYEVLYILPSSLTSKEIADNFKDIRENIEKLGAKMLVTLVDHPFLVKAEASREEETEELKGLTIVKKKLAYPIKKNKIGFYCLINFSIEGADVHKIDRYLALNNTVLRYIIVQADPMTVDELALLHKLFARKRAEQEKEEKDREKEEREAREEKKEARIEKPVFKEMKKEEAKEEVKEEAAPKEEKKEEKEEVEAKKEKEKKEVKKEKEEEKAPKKEKKEVKKEKTAPKEEKSEESEEEPKEEKKKDSGKRKKKIKLEDLEDKLDEILEDTMI from the coding sequence ATGACAAATTACGAAGTCTTGTACATTCTGCCCTCAAGCCTCACAAGCAAGGAAATTGCCGATAATTTCAAGGATATAAGAGAGAATATCGAAAAATTGGGCGCTAAAATGCTTGTAACTCTCGTTGACCACCCATTCCTCGTAAAAGCGGAAGCTTCAAGAGAGGAAGAAACCGAGGAATTGAAAGGCCTCACTATAGTAAAAAAGAAACTTGCTTATCCCATCAAAAAGAATAAGATCGGTTTCTATTGCCTTATTAATTTCAGTATCGAGGGAGCGGACGTTCATAAGATCGACAGATATCTCGCTCTCAACAACACCGTCCTTAGATACATCATCGTCCAAGCTGATCCTATGACCGTGGATGAGCTCGCCCTGCTTCATAAACTGTTCGCAAGAAAAAGAGCCGAGCAGGAAAAAGAAGAAAAGGACAGAGAGAAAGAAGAAAGAGAAGCCAGAGAAGAAAAGAAGGAAGCAAGGATCGAAAAACCGGTGTTTAAAGAAATGAAGAAAGAAGAAGCAAAGGAAGAAGTCAAAGAAGAAGCTGCTCCGAAAGAAGAAAAGAAGGAAGAAAAAGAAGAAGTTGAGGCCAAAAAAGAGAAGGAAAAGAAAGAAGTGAAGAAAGAAAAAGAAGAAGAGAAAGCTCCCAAGAAGGAAAAGAAAGAAGTGAAGAAAGAAAAGACAGCTCCTAAGGAGGAAAAGTCCGAAGAGTCCGAAGAAGAACCTAAAGAAGAGAAAAAGAAAGACAGCGGAAAGAGGAAAAAGAAGATCAAGCTGGAAGACCTTGAAGACAAGCTTGATGAGATCCTCGAAGATACGATGATATAA